The DNA region AGGGGTAGgcggtacatgtattttgtcagcatagatttggcatttataGCATACGCTGGTGTAATGATAACAGTCGGCTTCCATCGTTAACCAGTAGTAACCTGACCTTAGgattttctttgccatggcatgcccatttGTGTGCGTGTTGAAGGACCCTTCGTGTACGTCCCTCATAAGCTTATCAGCTTCGTGCTTGTCACACACCTCAGCAAAACCATGTCATATTATTGCTTGTACAATACCTCTTCGTTCAAGAGGAACTTCGATGCTAACctccggagggtccttttgtcaaggctgGAAGCCTCTGCCAGATATTCCCGCTTCTCCAGATactgtttgatatcaaagaaccagAGTTTACCATTTGGCTCTTCTACTGTCGTCAGGCAATCTGCAGGTTCATCAAAATGCCTAATTTCAATGTGATGCTAATGGTTGGGCCATATTAATTTGTACATGGAAGCCAAAGTTGCTAAtgcatctgccatctgattctcttctcgaggaatatgagagaatATGACTTTGTCGAATTTTGGGAGTAGCTTTAGCACATAATCTCGAtatggaattaggttagcatgtcttgtttcccaatcacctctgatctgatgtatcactagagcagaatccccgaatacttctagtatcttgatctttaactcaatagcttcttccaatcctagtatgcaagcttcatactcggccatgttatttgtgcaggtaaaatagagctttgcggtgaatggtagatggaaattcttgggagacatcagcactgccccaattccatgaCCTATTGCATTTGAGGCGCCATCGAACATGAGAGTCCAGCCTGCTTTTGGCTCAAGACTCTCCTCTAGTTCGGAGTCTTCAACATCCTTAACAACCATGATGTTCTCATCTGAGAAATCAAACTTCAAAGGTTGGTAATCCTCCAGCGGTTGGTAAGCAAGATGGTCTGCTAATATGCTTCCTTTGATTGTCTTCTGTGTGACGTATAGAATAtcgtattctgataacaacatttgccatCGGGAAATTCTACCTGTGAGAGTTGGTTTCTCcaatatgtatttgatgggatccattttagcTACCAACCAAGttgtgtgagttagcatgtactgccTGAGACGCTTAGCGGCCCATGCGAGTGCACAACACGTCTTCTCGAGTAGTGAATATTTGGTCTCGCAATCATTAAAATTCTTGCTCAAATAATAGATGGCATGCTtttttctaccagtctcatcttgctgtCCCCATGGACTTGTCGAgcacggttaaatacatgatgagaggtctccCTTCTGCATGGGGCATTGGAATcggtggctcttgcaagtattctttgattttatcgaaggatatttggcagtcatcattccactccacgccttgattcttccttagaagcttgaatattggtttacatgtggcagtaaggtgagagataaacctggcgatgtaatttagtctccccaagaaaccacgaacctccttctcagTCCTTGGTGCAAGCATGTTTtgaatggctcgaaccttgtcaggatctacttcaattcctttttggcttacaataaagcctaaaagcttcccagGTCGAACCCCCAATGTGCATTTGTTAGGATTAAGTCTCAatctaaacttcctcaaacgagTAAACAGTTTCCCCAGGTTAGTGATATGTTCTTCTTTTGTttgggatttggcaatcatgtctTAAACATACACCTTAATatcttcatgaatcatgtcgtgaaagagagtcaccatggcacgttgataCGTTGCCCCAACGTTCTTTAATCCAAACGACACTActttgtaacaaaaagtgccctaaggggtaatgaacgtggttttctccatgtcctcgggatatattttaatttggttgtatccagagaagccatccataaaggaaaatacggagaactgagctgtgttgtccaccaatacatcaacgtgaggtaatgggaaatcgtctttgggactgGCTCTATTTAAGTCTCGGTAGTCTACGCACATGCGGACCTTCTCGTCTTTCTTCGGTACCGGTACAATGTTGGCAACTCATTATGGGTActtacactacgccaaaaatgacttttaacagcgcatcttagacaacgcttttaaaagaaagcgctgtctaaggttaaaattaaaataaaacacggaaaatgttccaaaaaaataatgaaagcgctgtctaagggggggtcttagacagcgctttctaaaagcgctgtctaagacccccccttagacagcgcttttagaaagcacttttaaatatagaccttagtcagcgcttttgataaagcgctgtctaaagtctttaaattaaaaaaaaaaattaaaaccaaaagcgctgtctaagggggggtttagaaagcgcttttggaaagcgctgtctaaggtctaattaaaataaaattgtGTTGAAATATTAAAGTGAAACAATTTTGAAAAGGAATTTATCTACTACCTAACCGAATTCCAAATACACATGTAAGGGAGTTTGGTAGAAAAGATGACGATATATGCACACGCATGAGCTGTAACTAACAAGAGCAAACGAGACGGCGGCAGGAGAGTGACGGAAAAAAATGGGTTACAACATAATGAATTTCTCCGCCGCTTCATCATCGTTAATCGGAACTCAAACTAACAATATCCACAACAATAAGCTACAAAAAGCGCGTTCAtcttctttttcttcattttcacTTAACACTACTCGCCACCGCCACTACCACCGACAACTACACCTTCATTTTCAATCTTCCGATGTCATTCCTCTCCGTTCATCCTATACGCGATCCCTTTCTCATTCTTCTATGGTACTATCTATCGTTTCATTCTTCAGTTTCCTTTTTAATGGTTTTGAATTTCAATTAATTTACTCGTTGTTGATTTTTCAGACTGTGAAGGCGGTGGCGCAGACGGAGGAGCCGCTACGTGTTATGATTTCCGGTGCTCCTGCTTCTGGTAAAGGAACTCAATGCCAACTTATTACCAAGAAAGTAAGCTTATTCAATTCAATCTGACCTAATTTTTCAACTATTATTGTTGATTAGGAGTCTCTCTTTTCAATTTGACCTAACTTTTCAACTATATGTTATTAATTATTAATctcttattttttatttaattttcttttgAAATTGCTATTCACTTGTGTGTAACTGACTTGCAGTATATGAGTTTGAACTTGTACTTTGTTTGGTCAATATCCCAAGGTTAGCTCTAGAGTGCTACATTGATGAATCAATATTTTTGAACTGTGATCCTTTATATTGTGGAGAATTAGGTCAAATGTGTTGCAGTTGCAAACGTTAATTTGAAACCCTATGTAGTATATTGAATTGTATGATGAGTGTAAATAGTTAAGTACAACAATGTTTGAGATAAGCATTTTGATCCATCCCTGGGGTAGGGTTGGTCCAGGTTTGACCTATTCTCACTGTTTGGTTGTGAAAAATGGAGGCCATGAAAGAGATTACCACAATAACCAACAACCAAGCCTTATCCCACTAAATAGGGCCGGTTACATGAATCAAATTTCACCATAATGTTCTTTCCAAGACCATGATTCTATCCAATTTGTTAATCTCAAGATATTTCTTAATAGTTTCTCTTATAGTTTTTCTAGGTCTTCCTCTATCTCTAGTTATTTGACTCTTTTCCATGTGATCTACTCTCCTTACAACATAATCTATAGGTCTTCTCTCTACATGAATCCAAACTACTTAAACCTATTTTCTACCATCTTTTGTAATATAGGTGCTACCCCAACCCTCTCTCTAATACTGTCATTTCTAATAATGTGCATTGAATAAAAAAATTGATTCAAGTGCATCTCATATATGCAGTACGATTTGGTGCATGTTGCTGCTGGAGATTTACTTAGGGCGGAAATTGAAACCGGAAGTGAAAACGGAAAGCGTGCAAAAGAATATATGGAGAAGGGACAATTGGTCCCTGATGAAATAGTTGTCATGGTATGGTTGGCTTTTGGATGGATATCCCAGGAGCTTATCGCAGGCTACTGCACTtaaggaattagggtttgaacCTGATATTTTTATTCTTCTAGAGGTAAAGATTTGTTGTTAATTATATTTCTACCGttaatatttcaaaattttcTGCCTCAGCTTCACTTTAATTTATCAGTCAATGATTAGTTAAATAATTAAATTGAATGTTATTTTAAAAGAAGAAAGAAATTGATATCAAGTAGTAATATTCAGCAGATTATCCataagaacaagatttggtttgGAACCTGTCAACAACACCTTGCATCTGGAGTTAAGACTGACCCCACCCAGCTTTTACCATATATCTAAAAATTGATCAATTATTTGAACAACAATGTTGTTGTGACCTTGCAGGAGACACTCAACTTCTATAAATACCAGACGTCATTAGTCTTAATGCTGAAAGAAAAAAAGAGTCAATGTATCttttattataattataattCACATTAAAATTTTCAGGTCTCTGAAGATATTCTTGTGGAGAGAGTAGTTGGAAGGAGATTAGATCCTGTTACTGGGAAAATATACCATTTGAAGTATTCTCCTCCAGAAACAAAAGAAATTGCAGATAGGCTTACTCAACGTTTTGACGATACTGAAGAGAAGGTATGTTCCTATTAGCTCGTTTACTGCAAATTGCTGCTTCTCTCACCACATACTTTGAATATTACTTGACCCTTCTTCCTACCTCAGTTTTGATCTAAAGGCATACAACAGAAAACAACAAAGCATGAtctaaaaatcataaaacagaaaACAACAGAGAATGATTTGAAATTAAGGCAATTAGAGCATCCAGAAAACCCAGAAGATTGGCATGAGGAGATAAAATGATTGGAGGATAAATATGCTGAAACACTGTCAATGTTCATAAAGTATTACATATAGCATAATAGGAATATGCATTTCATATTTTTAAAACGTTCGAACTCAACCAAAATTTTCTTTTCAATTTCTCGTCTTTCCTTACTATTTGCTGTTATCTTTACTATATAACCTATACTGAAGAAGGAATTTGTATGAATTCCAATCATATTATGACACTAAGAAAGAAAGTGGCATTAGTTATATAGATGACTAACACAGCTTGTCACCAAGACTCGTTACACCGCTAAATAGAACACGGAATATATTTTATCTTGTCTAATTCCTCATTTTAAACTAATCAAGTGGAAGCCAATAATATTTTCTCTGTAAACCAAGATGAAATTAATTGACTTTTATATATTTGAACTAACAATAAGATAGAACATTTTATGGATACATGCATTGGAACATTTGTACGGGGTGACAGTTATTTGTTGCTTAACTGACTTAAACTTGGTGGTTGTGTTTCTATAATTCTTTTAATCGCTGCTATCTGGCAGTTTATTCGAGTTCAATAAGTTCCTCCTAACATAAATGCAAAGACACATGAAGTATATATAGTTCAGCAGGTTCTGTTTCATATATTTTAGTGTGCGATAAACGGCTTCTTATGTGCTTTTGTTATTGACAGATTAATGGAAATGCCTCTCAGGAGGATGTATTTACTCAAATTGATGCCTCACTTACAACTCTTTTAGAGCAAAGGAAATCATCTTCAGAATCAATGGTAGCATAGAAGATCATtgtttggagtgagataaaggtacaatcatttggcccttaattatacggtatcaattatgttttttcaattaccgatactaactatcaatctgtatgtttttcttagcgatgttttaacatcgaagaagaaagaagaggtttttgtatgaaattggccggaaagcttctaagagggtttcagacatttttatcatccaagttccttaaggatgcggatggtaattttgtggatgcggagcttcctaaaaaatatgaaagtttgatatcggctgaagattcccaccgatgtatgtatttctaacttatgagttatttttatatttacacatatctcatataattaaatagttggaattaattcaaaatatgttatattattatgtagtactttgaggaattcaagtatgcattttatacaaaggatcaagtggacgaaatcaaagaggagtggtgtcaattcatgatagagctcaatgtttgttcataaatttgtgtaattaatgtgtacatttgtagtatatgtaatgacttgtaaatgtgtacataaatttgtatatattttgatacatttaaggcaaaattggtttgaattggtatatatatatatttgttagccaaaaattggtagaaaaaaggccaaaatggcatatataaaatgtgataattgtctgtcaaaatctggttgaaaacaggtagaaattctggtttataaacctggaaaaaatgtggtttaaaacaaaagcttcaaaaaattttgtataccttagacagcgcttttgtaaaaagcgttgtctaaggggggggggggggcttagacaacgctttttgaaaagcgctgtctaaggtatacctaaaaaaattaaaataggagggtcttagaaagcgcttttggccaaagtgctgtctaagggggtggggcttagacagcgcttttcaaaagcgctgtctaaggtatacctaaaaaatttaaaataagagggtcttataaagcgcttttggccaaagcgctgtctaaggggggggcttagacagcgcttttaagatttaaaaaagcgctgtctaaacctttagcagcggaggtttagacagcgctttaaatcgctgtctaaggctaaaaaaagcgctgttTAAGGTCTTGCTTGTTGTAGTGTTAGCGACTTCTAGGAAACCGgcgtcaaactgctttctcacctcttatctgatcttgagagccacatctggtcgagttcttcttagcttttgtttgacagcagagcattcttctttaaggggaagcttgtgggtcACGATATCAGTGTCTAATCcaggcatgtcttggtatgaccatgtAAACATGTTGTCATATTCGTGAAGGAGCTCTATCAATCTTGTCTTCACTGCATCTTGCAGCGTGgcgcctacccttacttctctctTGTCTTCTTCTGTTCCCAAATTGATAACTTCAACGTCCTCctggtgtggttgaatgaccttctcttcttgtctgagtaatctggccaactctttagggagttcgcaatcttcccccattttgtcttcagcttggtagattggacaatcaaaatcatattggaccttagcagtgtcgttatcaatggtctcggtggtgtttctgcatgtttatgatttatgcagtttatttagaaagtgtGTGCACAAAAATTGAAGCCATTTTTGTAATAATAAAAAAACGAAAggaaaggaacaaaaatttggatgcaaattgccatttcattaatgatataaaaattcttgaaaaagataaaggaggccctaTAACACGCCACTGTGCCTTGGGTAGAGCACAAAGCTTtgtctaaaataataaaattacttttgaaaatTTTGGGGAACTTCCATAGCCTTCCAGTTTATCAGCTCTTTATTAGGTGTGGCTTGTCGCATCCAGCTAGACACCCCCTCTTCGCGATCTTCATCACTGATCATCATCACCTGTTTGCCAAAAATATGGCCAGCGTTGGTGAACGTTTCTTCTACAGAAGGAATCTGCTCTTTGTCATGTTGGTTGCCGACTTTATTTGATGAGGGTCATACCACAGGCCAAACTTGTCTCGTTTCTCTTTCACTTCCACCACTTTGCCCCAGTCTTGAGCATTTTCACTTTCCATAACAGCCTTAGCTCCTTGCCACGAGGCCATGGACGATCCTGATTTCGAGGTCTCCAATGTCTATTGGATGGCCATCATATTTACCACTTCCAAGGATTGGAATGGTGTCTCAGTTATCTCGCAATCCACCTCGATGTACCGAAAATATGTCAAGTGGCTAACCAAGATATCCTCCTCTCCTCCAATCATAATCATCTTGTTATTTGTAATGAATATTAGCTTTTGATGTAGAGTGGAGGTGACGGCGCCTGCTgagtgaatccagggtctcccAAGTAGGCAACTATAACCGGGATGTATGTCCATAATCTGGAACGTGATATTAAAAATAgttggacctatcttggttggtaagtcaacCTATCCTATCACTGCTCGCCTTAAGCCATCAAATGCCTTTACAATTAGGATGCTAGGCTTCATACTTATCCCTTCCATTGGCAGCTTTGTCAAAGTGGTCTTCAGCATGACATTCAGCGAGGAACCTGTGTCTACTAACCCCCTTGATAGTATAGTGTCTATGCATTTCAGGGAGATATGtagggccttgttatggttctttccctcGACTGGCAGTTTATCATCGTTAAAACCCAAAAAATTTCCAGTGGTCAGACAAGTTATCACATCGTCAAACTGTTCTATCGTTATGTCTTTTGTGATATGTGCGACGCTCAATACTTTCAACAACGAGTTCCTATGTGCTTTTGAGTTGAGCAATAAATATAACATGGAGATTTTTGAAGGTGTTTGATTCAGCTGATCCACCACtttataatcactcttcttgattatcctCAGAAATTCCTCGGCCTCTTCACGTGTGACTGTAGCTTTAGGAGACAAGTGCATGTCTTGAATCTCTTGATTAGGGACGGGGATCTGAACAGCAGCTTCCTTCCCTTTAGCCTTTGCAGAAGGATCAGCAGTTCTTGGTGCGAACACTCGGCTACTACGTGTCATTCCTGCCGGCCCCATAATCGAGGTGACGTTTGGTTCACTGATCATCAAAGGTTGGTCTTCCTGCCcttgcttaaaagctctgggTTGATATATCCACGGGACCGCCTTCTCATATTCATACGCGAACGGTGTTGGAAACTTTATCACCAATGGGCTTATAGGTATTTCTACATTAACCTCATCATAAGGGATGTCCACCACGGCTATCTCTTCCTGGCGCTTGCTCTTGACACGACGATTTATTTGTAACTCGCCTTGATCcagcatttgttgtataaaattcCTTAACTTTTTATTGTTCTCTTCAGCAACTAGCTCCTCCGGGATTAGACCACTCTTCAGCAATTGTGCTCTTATCCTGGCgataggggtttgaatctcttcaaccttacgGATCAATTTACCTTgatcactctcctcaatggcacCGACGGAAGCATCCTTATGTGTTGACATGGGATTGGTGTTCACGTTTGGGCGTCTTGGAGTGAAAGAGACAACCTTTgcttcgatcaagtcttgtacaCGATTTTGAAATGCAACATAATTCTCCAAGGTATGACCGGGTGCTCCCATGTGAAACTCACAATGGGCGTTAGCATCATATCCGGGTGGATATGGAAAAATAGCCGGTTTTAGCTCCCTTAATGTTAGAAGGCCCTCCTTTTGTAGATATGGTAATATTTTGctataaggtactggtagagGATCGAGTTGCCTTCTTGGAGGCCTTGGCTTGAATTGTCTTGGTGGCGCGGCGTTTTGCtgttgacgatgttgttgatgttgtggttgatacacttgttgttgttgcattggTTGTTGATAGGGTATGGGTACCACGACGGCGACTTAGCCATATGAAGCATGTTGCTTCCCCTTATAGCCTCTAGATATAGCGtttgtttcaccttctcttttcttcTGGAAGCCTCCGGAATACTTTTTCGGTGCGCTAGGGGCTGCCACAGCTCCTGGAATCTTTCCATCCCTTAACCCTTTTTCTATGCGATCTCCGATTGTGACTAGATGTGCGAAGTCAGACGCTGCACTACTCACTAATCTATCAAAGAATGGTTCCTTCAAGGTGTCCACAAATATTCCAGTCATTTCCTTTTCATACAATGGTGGCTCTACCTaagcagccaactctctccatcgttgggcgtattctttaaatgacACACTTTCTTTCATGGCCATCCATTGTAACTGCATTTGGTCGAGTGCCATATCTAAGTTATATTTGTACTGACAgagaaatgcgtcagccaaatcTTCCCAGTTTTGAATCCGTCCCTGCTCtaaactcatgtaccatcttagAGACGCTCCACTTAGATTGTCTTGGAAATAATGTATAAGCAGTTTGTTGTTTTCGGTATGAGCAACCATTTTCCTGAAGTACATTACTAGGTGACTTCTTAGGCAAGTTTGTCCTCTGTATTTCTCGAAATCAAGAGTTTTAAATTTAGTTGGGATGACCAAATTTGataccaaacgcatgttcatggcGGAGGCGCTGAAGATATTATCCCCCTCTATAGCTTTGATCTTCTTTTCCAGGGTACGAAGCCTATCTACAGCAGGATCTGGAAGTATCTTAGGCTTCGGTTGATCAGGCACATAGAAAGCATCGTACGAGTCATCTCCAATTtcggatccatgatgagtagacgCATCAGAAGGCTCTGCATGATCCccatctcctttgcctcctaCTGGTATATGAACCAATATCTTCTTGGTGGGGACGAAACTCTCGTCTTGGGGGTCCAAACCTGGCGTGCTATCATTCCTTTTTGCCCTGGCTTCTTCATCCATAACCCTCTCTCTTTGGGCAATTGCGAGCATTGTCTCCAACAGTTGATCCATTTTCTCTTGGATCGTATTGATGTTTGTCCTCATGGTAACTTGGTTAGCCTCCACTTGCTCTAACGTCATCTTGTAGTTGCTTCGCGTCTCGTATCGGTGTTGATTAGTGtggctggataaagggtaaaaaggttgTGTAAGTTTTTTTTGAATTGTTATGAAGCATGATGCATAATGAAGATGCGgatgttatgcatattttattttcaaggaatCATTTGAGTTCAATTAGTTGTTTAGCAATTCAGAGAAACATGAAATACTTAGAATAGCAATAATGAAGTAATTTTTAAACGTCATTCATTCAAGTACATAACATAAGGGTCCAAAAAGGTCATAGTTCAAAATACATTATCAAAGGAACAAAATATAAGACATAGGAAAGTTAAACTGCAGGCTTTCTGGCTTGGAGATCTTCTAGTTCTTCCTTGAATCGCTTTAGCAACCCTTTACAAAGCAAAATGAAACTGATTATGGCTGAAGGAGTGCTATCTTCCTTCAACTCTTCCATTGCGTCTCTTAACTTCCATGGTAATTCTTTAGCCGCCTAATTACAGAACCCCACTAGCCCATCGAGCTTTGTACGAAACTTATCCCTATCTCCTTGCAAGAAGTTtatggtcttcttaaaggattcataatcttcaatcacataCTCTCGCTCCTTCAACCATATGGAGTTGTCTTGGTGTAATGACTCTAGCTGGTTCTTCCAATAACTGGCAGACTCTTTTGCGTCTCTTACTTCTCGACACTTCTCCTCCCATATCATGGATGAAACCCTAGAAGCTTCGGTGGCTATATTCTTGAGTCGGCGTTCTTGGTCTGCTTCAGCCTTTGCATGACGAACAGAAATGGTGAGTTCTTTTATTTGAGCCCCAAGTGTATCTCTTATTGTCTTGTTTTCCTTCGTGGCTAGATGCCACCAACGctcattgtcttgacattctttctgaGCTCGTCGTAATTGACCCTTAAGAGTATCTAGACAACGGTCAACTTATTCTAGTCCCACTTTGATCTTTTTCCTCTTATGCTCCTCTTTGTTGAACTTTTCTACATGTGCCTGAAGATGTGCATCCTTTCTCTCAAGCTCCCACTTCATGGTGTTTTTCTCATTGATGATTTGTTGGAGTTTTATCTTcaactcttcattctctttttctagctttgccatggtggtcttgagttcctccacttcttcaatagggacatgggtgagcttaggttcagGAAAAGGTACAGGTGTCCGAATGACGAATGCCATTTTGATCATCTCCACCCTTTCCTTTACCCAatgaaaatatggttcttttgtaatcACATTTTCTCTCCCCAAATCAGCCTTCCCTTTTCGATTGACATTCTTCCAAGCCTCTCTGATTCGTTGGAACAAGCTAGGATTCTCGACCCCAAAGTCAAGCAACAAAAAAGCTTCCAAAGACATTGCCTCTGGAGGGCCTTCCATTGGGTAGCCAAGCTGTC from Lathyrus oleraceus cultivar Zhongwan6 chromosome 1, CAAS_Psat_ZW6_1.0, whole genome shotgun sequence includes:
- the LOC127108483 gene encoding uncharacterized protein LOC127108483 — translated: MGAPGHTLENYVAFQNRVQDLIEAKVVSFTPRRPNVNTNPMSTHKDASVGAIEESDQGKLIRKVEEIQTPIARIRAQLLKSGLIPEELVAEENNKKLRNFIQQMLDQGELQINRRVKSKRQEEIAVVDIPYDEVNVEIPISPLVIKFPTPFAYEYEKAVPWIYQPRAFKQGQEDQPLMISEPNVTSIMGPAGMTRSSRVFAPRTADPSAKAKGKEAAVQIPVPNQEIQDMHLSPKATVTREEAEEFLRIIKKSDYKVVDQLNQTPSKISMLYLLLNSKAHRNSLLKVLSVAHITKDITIEQFDDVITCLTTGNFLGFNDDKLPVEGKNHNKALHISLKCIDTILSRGLVDTGSSLNVMLKTTLTKLPMEGISMKPSILIVKAFDGLRRAVIG